The genomic region ACGAACGGTCCCTTGGCTCGCGGGCTCGCGGCGTGGATGGCATGAGCGAACAGTTCCTTGCCTGTTCCGCTTTCGCCGGTGATCAAAACGGTCGCGTCGGTCGCGGCGACTTCCGCTGCCAGATGCTTGACCAGGCGCATCTGTGAAGACACGCTGATGATCCGATCGAAACCCGACGAGCCAGCCGCGGACGCTTGGTCGGCACCGGCCGCGATCTGCATTCGAAGAAGGGTTGTCCGGACATCGGATGTCGTCAACGGGTTGACCAGATAGTCGGCCGCTCCCGATCGCAAGGCGTCCACCGCGGCCCGTGCCGAATCCTCGACGCCCACGACCACGACCGGAATGGAGGGGGCGAGGCTTCGAAACTGCGGAAGGATAGAGTTCAAAGGCCGGCTCTGTCGGTGCTCGTCGAAGATGACGCAGTCGAAATCAGTCCGTTCCCCGAGTACGCGAAGGCCTTCCTCTGGCGTGGGAGCGAACTGCAGGATCAGAGGCAGGTCCGAAACGGACTTCTCGAGGGTTGTCTTCGTCGAAGGATCGCTCGAAATGACGAGAAGCAAAGGAGGCATGAAGCACCGCTGTTGTGTTCGACAGCCGTTGCGCCGCCTTTCTTCAGCCTACTCCTATTCGGCGGGGGATAAAAGGGGGGAGTTCTTCGTATGGCGGGTCTCGTTGTGTTGCGCGATGGTCACGTTACGCAGCAATCCGTCCCTCTTCGTCCGGCGGATCGGGCTGTCACGAAACCGTTCCGTGAAGGTCTCATCGGTCAGTTCGGCCAATTCCGACAGGCGAGGCGCCAGAGAAAGGGGTGCGGGTGAAAATGCCGTAACCGCTTTCTCTTCCGCTTGCAGATTGTACGGACAGACATCGAGGCAGTCATCGCACCCGAAAATATGGTTCCCCATTTGTTGCCGGATCTCGTGTTCGATCATGTCTGCGGCTCCCCGGAATTCGATGGTGAGGTAAGAAATGCAGCGCCGCGCATCGACGACATACGGCTCGACGATCGCCCCGGTCGGACAGGCCTGGATGCAGAGACGACAGTTGCCACAGAGGTCGGTAGCGGGTTCGTCGGGCGTGAGTTCCAGCGTGGTCAGTACTTCCCCGAGCAGCAGCCAGGAGCCGTATTGTGCCGACACCAGATTGGAGTGTTTGCCGATCCATCCCAAGCCGGCCTGCTGAGCCCAGGCCTTTTCCATGACCGGGCCGGTATCGACGTACGTGCGGGTCGCGGCCGTGGGCGCCAAGGCTTTGATCCGGTTCTCCAGCAGGGTCAGGCGGTCTCCGAGCGTGCGATGATAATCTCGTCCCCATGCGTAGCGGGCGATGCGCCCGAACC from Nitrospira japonica harbors:
- the queG gene encoding tRNA epoxyqueuosine(34) reductase QueG, which codes for MSLSAVIRQEAIALGFDAVGISSVAQSHSTTLLDRLEEWLARRYHGTMAWLARDPSRRADPTVVLPNCRSIVSVGLNYDTGHRATEGPGFGRIARYAWGRDYHRTLGDRLTLLENRIKALAPTAATRTYVDTGPVMEKAWAQQAGLGWIGKHSNLVSAQYGSWLLLGEVLTTLELTPDEPATDLCGNCRLCIQACPTGAIVEPYVVDARRCISYLTIEFRGAADMIEHEIRQQMGNHIFGCDDCLDVCPYNLQAEEKAVTAFSPAPLSLAPRLSELAELTDETFTERFRDSPIRRTKRDGLLRNVTIAQHNETRHTKNSPLLSPAE